The stretch of DNA CAGTTCTTTTGAAATCTCGGCAATGACGGAGGATGCCCCGGTGCCGGTGCCCCCTCCCAGACCGCAGGTAATAAATACCATGTCCGCGCCCTGCAAGTGGTCCCTTATCTTATCCACGTCCTCAAGGGCCGCTTTCTTGCCTATCTCCGGGTCGGCACCTGCACCTAGGCCCCGGGTGAGTTTCTGTCCTATCTGGATTTTGAGGGGCGCTTTGCACATGGCCAACGATTTCACGTCTGTGTTGACGGCGATAAACTCCACCCCCTGCACGTTCGTTTCGACCATGTTGTTTAGAGCGTTGCAGCCGCCTCCGCCCACGCCGACAACTTTCAGTTTTGCTGAAAAACCGTTTGTTTCATCCATATAAAACGCTGTGTTCACCGCGTACCTCCTCAAAAGATTTCTTTAAACCAACCTCTCATCTTGTCAAGTAATTGTCTGCTGTTTATCATCTTCCCAAACTCTCTGACGGGATAGAATCCCTGTTTTTTCACCTTCCCTGCCTTGAATCCGTGTAGGAGAAGACCGACTCCTGTGGCATATATGGGGTTATTCACCACATCGACAAGCCCCCCGACGCCAATGGGATAGCCTCTGCGTGCCGGAAGATTGAAGATGCCTTCCACATACTCTGGCAGTCCCTCCAGGTTTGAACATCCCCCGGTGAGCACCACGCCCGATGCGAGAAGTTTCTCGGAACCCGATTTCCGTATCTCTTCGTAAATAACGGATGCTATTTCCTCTACCCGGGGCTCTATGATGTCCGCAAGAGTCTTGCGCATGAGGGTCCGGGGTTTCCTCCCCCCCACGCTCGGCACGTCGATCGTTTCATTTGCCCCGATCACATCCGAGGATGCGCACCCGTATTTTTTCTTTATTTTTTCCGCCTCCTCAAGTGGAGTGCGAAGGCCGATCGCGATGTCGTTGGTAATATTGTTTCCCCCGAAGGGCAGAACGGATGTGTATTTTATGCTCCCATTCGAGAAGACGGCGATGTCGCTTGTGCCGCCGCCCATATCCACCAGGGCTACTCCGATCTCCTTTTCTTCCGCCGTGAGCGTTGCCTCGGAGGAAGCAATCTGGGCAAGGACGATTTCCTGGACGGTGAGTCCTGCGAGCTTGCAGCACCGCATTATATTCTGGGCCGACGAGACGCTCCCGGTAATAATGTGAACCTTGACCTCAAGCCTCACGCCCGATATGCCTGTTGGATCCCATATCCCGTC from Syntrophobacterales bacterium encodes:
- the ftsA gene encoding cell division protein FtsA, coding for MLKEEGGLLVGLDVGTTKICVVVARVIEDKINVIGIGSYPSTGLRKGVVVNMDSTVNSIKKAVEEAELMAGVKIEGCLAGIAGPHIKSFNSNGVVAIKDKEVKADDITRAIDAAKAVAIPADRELIHVIPQEFIVDDQDGIWDPTGISGVRLEVKVHIITGSVSSAQNIMRCCKLAGLTVQEIVLAQIASSEATLTAEEKEIGVALVDMGGGTSDIAVFSNGSIKYTSVLPFGGNNITNDIAIGLRTPLEEAEKIKKKYGCASSDVIGANETIDVPSVGGRKPRTLMRKTLADIIEPRVEEIASVIYEEIRKSGSEKLLASGVVLTGGCSNLEGLPEYVEGIFNLPARRGYPIGVGGLVDVVNNPIYATGVGLLLHGFKAGKVKKQGFYPVREFGKMINSRQLLDKMRGWFKEIF